The DNA segment AAAACTAGATACTGTTGTTATGGCTATACTCGCAACAGCGTAACCTGCAAGATTTGTCGCAACCCCTGTTGCTATTGATTTTAATACATTTTCAGAAAATTTAAGCCCCACTTTTTCGCCAATTCTAGCATACATGCTCCATATAAATCCAGCAGATGTTACAGCCATAGCTGTCCCACCAACACCAGGCACCCAACCACTGGCTAAACCAGCAGCAGCTGCACCTTTGGCGTGAAATTTTACAATTTCAGCTATTGCACGTGGCATATTATCGTCTACTATTATTTCATCGCATTTTGCAACAACATCACATAAATCTTTTGCAGTTTTTAAAATATCTAAAACATCATCCATAACAATCCCTTATTATTTAATTTTTAATATTTTACTTTTGTTTATATTAAAAAATATTGAAATATTCAATAAATATATAATAAAACATAAAATTATTCAATTGTTAGAAAATCAGAAACTAATTTATAAAATTAAGCATCTTAAACACAGGGAAAAAAGTGCAAAAACGAACTAAGCGTGATATGGCATATCATCTTGATATTGATGTTGCCACCTTATATAACTGGCGAAAGAATAAGCCAAATTTATATCGTATAGTAATGCTTGGGTTTAAATTTGATGAGCTTATAGAGAAGAGTAAGCAACAATATGAAGATTTGACATCAATAGATGAGAGTATAAGATTAGAGATTAAAGATAAAGCAAAAAAGTAGCCAAAAACGGCTACTTTTTCGTGTATTTGTAGGCTAAATTGCCTAAAATTTGAAAGATTTGCACCATAATTATTAAGATAACAACGGTGTAAAACATAATATCAGGGCGAAATCTTTGATAGCCGTAATTTATCGCAACTGCACCCAAACCACCGCCACCAACAGCCCCAGCCATCGCCGAAAAGCCGATATTTACGATAAGCGTAAGCGTAAATGCCGAGATGATTGAGGGCAGTGCCTCAACAAACATAATGCGAAAAATGATCTGAAAATTACTCGCTCCAAAACTCTTTGCTGCCTCAATAATACCCTTATCAACCTCTTTAAACGCGCTCTCTATGAGCCTTGCTACAAATGGAGCGGCGCCGATCGTTAAAGGCACGATAGTTGCCGTCGTGCCAATACTGGTGCCTACAATAGCACGAGTTACTGGGATTAAAACGATGATTAGGATTATAAACGGGAAGCTTCTAAGTGTGTTTATGATGATATCAAGTATCAAATAAAGCTTGGGATTTGGCTTTAAACCTTCTTTATCCGAGATGATTAGTAAGACTGCTGGGATTAAGCCTATGACAAATGCTAAAAGCGTTGAAACCACGCTCATATAAAGCGTTTCGTTAATTGCTGGCATTAAAATTCGTGAAAAAATATCTGGAAATTTTGAAAAGTCAAACATCACGCCACCTCCCATAAAACGCCACTTTTTGATATATAGCTAAGCACGGCGTCCTTGTCTTTTTCATCTACATTTATTACTAAATTGCCAAGTGCGATATCATTTAGCTTTTCTATCTTGCCCCAAACGATGTTAAAATCAATATCAAGCGTCCTTCCCATATGCGTGATGATGCTTTGCTGTGCCACCTCTTTTGGGAAAAATAGTCTGATATTTACGCCGTTTTCTGGCAAAAACTCATCTTCGCCCAAAAATTCTTTCATCTTTAAATCCGGCTTTAAAAACAGCTCTTCAATCCTGCCCTGACCGATAATCTCGCCGTGTTCTAGCAAAATTGCCCGCTCTGCCACGCTTTTAACCACGTCCATTTCGTGAGTTACAAGCACGATTGTAATGCCAAGCTCCTTGTTAATTTTACTTAAAAGCTCTAAAACACCCTTTGTCGTATTTGGATCAAGTGCTGACGTTGCTTCATCAGAGAGCAGAATTTTTGGATTTAGCGATAACGCCCTAGCGATTGCCACACGCTGTTTTTGACCACCTGAGAGTGAATTTGGATAGGCGTTTTTCTTGCCGTCAAGTCCGACAAGGCTAAGCAGTTCGCTCACTCGCTCGTTTATGTGCTTTTCGTTTGCACCCCAAAAACGAAGCGGTGTGGCTACGTTTTCAAAGACGCTCTTTCTGCTCATCAGTGCAAAGTGCTGAAAAATCATACCGATATCTTTGCGAAATTTTCTAAGCTCATCGCCGTTTATATCAGCTATCTCTTTGCCAAAGACCTTTACGCTACCACCCTGATAGCTTTCAAGTCCATTTATACAGCGTAAAATCGTGCTTTTACCAGCACCACTATGTCCTACAAGGGCAAAAATTTCGCCCTTTTTAATATCAAAACTCACGTCGTTTATCGTAAGAGTATCGCCGTAGAATTTCTTTAGGTTTTTAATTTGTATCAAATTTTTACTCCAAATTTTACTAACTCTGCATTTACATTTTTGAGTTGATTTTTTGCATTTTCTAGCCCTTCGCGGTTGGTTTTTATGACTGCTTCTGGGGCGTTTGCTACAAATTTTTCGTTACTAAGCATATTACTGAGTTTTTCTATCTCTTTTAAAAGTTTGTTTTTTTGTCCCTCTAAACGCTTTACAATCTTGCTTGTATCAATGCCAGAAAGTGGCACAAATGAGCTTAAATTTTCACTAACATCAACACAAGAATTTGCCACTTCATCGTTTGTAAGCTCTATCTCATCGCACTTTGCAAGGGTTTTTATATATTTTAAATACTCGCTACTTAAATTTTCATTTAGTTTTAAAAATGCCTTTGCTATTTTTGCGTTGCCTAAATCCACGCTGGCTTTTGCACGGCGAATGCTAATTATGGCTTCAATGATTAGCGAAAATTTCGCCTCAATATCCAAATCACGCTCTAAATTTGCTGGATATCTGCTTATCATTATTGAGCCGTTTTTAATATCAGTTCCGCTAAGCTCGTGGTATAAAAACTCCGAAATAAACGGCATAAACGGACTAAGTGCTTTCATTGCCTCTTTAAAAATAGCTCCAAGTTCTACAACGCTTGATTTATCTGCCTTGCTAAGCTCAATGCCCCAGTCGCAAAACTCATCCCATAAAAATTTATAAAGTGCATTTGCAGCGTCGTTAAAGCGGTAATTATCAAGATTTTCACGCACTACTGCCACACATTCGTTAAAACGGCTTAGCATATATCTGCCAAGTTCAGTTTTTATTTCGCCAAGATCTGCAAATTTTGGCTCGTTTAATAAAAGATATTTACTAGCATTATAGAGTTTATTTGTAAAATTTCTAACTAGCACGAGCTTTTCTTCGCTAAGTCTGATATCACGCCCTTGCACCGCTAAAATCGCAAGAGTAAATCGCAAAATATCAGCCGAATACTCGTCAATTTTATCAAGTGGATTTATGATATTACCGCTACTTTTGCTCATCTTTTTGCCGTCTTTATCTTTTACGAGTGCGTGAAGATAGATATCTTTAAATGGTAGCTCATTTAGGGCGTTTTCGCTTTGAAACATCATCCTTGCAACCCAGAAAAATAGAATATCAAAGCCAGTAATCAGCATTGTATTTGGGTAAAACTCAGCTAAATCACTCTCAAACCACTTGATATTTTTTAGCTCCGCCCCATTGCCCCAGCCAAGCGTAGAAATAGGCCAAAGTCCGCTAGAAAACCACGTATCAAGCACGTCAGGATCTTGCCTGAAATTTGCTCCGCCACATTTTGGACAAGCCTTTGGCTCATCGTCCTCATCAGCCCACTCGTGTCCGCACTCGCAGTAAAATACTGGAATTTGATGTCCCCACCAAAGTTGGCGAGAGATACACCAGTCTTTAAGCTCTCTCATCCACGCATTAAAGCTGTTTATCCAGTGGCTAGGATAAAACTCGCTACCACCATTATTTACCTTTTTTATCGCTTCATCGGCAATCGCGCTTTTTACAAACCACTGCTTTGAAATATAAGGCTCAACGACATTTTTACAGCGATAGCAGTAGCCCACTTGGTTTTCATAGTCCTCTATCTTTTCAACGTTGCCTAAATTTTCAAGCTCTCTTACAACAATATCACGGGCTTCTAGGCGTTCAAGTCCGGCAAATTTACCGCAATGCTCGTTTAAAATGCCCTTTTCATCAAATATTGTTAGAAATTCTAAATCGTGGCGTTTGCCGACCTCGTAGTCGTTTGTATCGTGCGCTGGGGTAACTTTAACGATGCCAGTACCAAAGCTCATATCAACGTGCTCATCGGCGATGACCTTTATCTTTTTATTTACAATAGGCAATACAACGTTTTTACCGATAAATTTTTTATATCTTTCATCATCAGGATGAACCATAACTGCTGTATCACCAAAATATGTTTCAGGTCTTGTTGTAGCCACAATCATATAACGGCTTGTCTCGTGCGAACCTTCGCAAGAGTTTGAATTTTGCTCGTTTGATGAACATTGCGTTCTATCCGCACTCGCAAAATCCAGCACAACTTGCGAATTTTCATCACGATACTTCGCCTTTGGGGTATTTTCGTTTAAAGCCATTGCTTTGGCGTTTTCGCTTAAATTTTCGCCTTGCAAATCATCATCTGCAAAATAATATCTTAAATAATAAAGCTTGCCTTTATTTTCCTTATGTTCAACCTCAATGTCGCTTAACGCTCCGTCGTGTGTGCACCAATTTACCATATAGTTGCCACGCACGATTAGCCCTTTTTCATATAAATTTACAAACGCTTTTTTAACCGCCTTTTTTAGTCCAGCGTCCATCGTAAATCGCTCTCTACTCCAAGCTGGCGTAATACCAAGACGGCGCATTTGATAAACTATCTCGCCACCGCTTTGCTCTTTCCACTCCCATACTTTTTTGATAAACTCATCGCGTCCAAGCTCTTCTTTTGTAATGCCTTTTGCTAAGAGTTGCCTTTCAACTACATTTTGCGTGGCAATACCAGCGTGATCAAGCCCCGGTTGCCAAAGGGTTTTATATCCGTCCATTCGCTTAAAACGGGTCATAATATCTTGAAGTGTAAAAGTGAGTGCGTGTCCGATGTGAAGCACTCCGGTAACGTTTGGTGGTGGCATCATGATACAAAATGTTTTGCCATCTTTTTGGATATTTTTATTGCCGTTAATCTCAAAATAGCCTTGCTCTTCACAAAATTTATAATACTTCTCTTCAATCTCTTTTGGGTTGTAAAAATCTGCCACTTTTTATCCTTGCTTTTTAATAAATCCCTGATTTTAGCAAAAAATAATTTAATTTAAAATTTTAGTAGCAAAGTAGGGCAGTTTCCCGCCCATTTTATTTGACTATGAAGTGTTTTTGTGATAGGTCGTAATCGCTTTGTGATTCGTTATACATATTTTCGGTTTTAACGGCACCAAGTGAGCATTTTCCGCTTAAAACTACTCTAAAAGGTGTGTATAAAATTCCACTCTTGTCAAGGTTATAAAAGTTAAGAATTCTATCATCTTTTATGCTTTGATACTCTAAATTTAGAGTGTTTTGTGTCTGCTCTGTTCTGTTAAAATTTGTAATGGTTTCGTTAATAGGCTCTAGGCAAGGGCTTACTATTTCGTTTATGACGCCGTTTCTTACGCTACTTTTTGAGCTAAGCTCGATTTTTGAGAAAATAACATCGTTTTGTTTTAAATTTTTAAGCAAAATTTCCTTGCCGTTTTTATCCACAAATGTTCGGTATATGTCTAGCTCTTTTGGCTCTTTTTTATGCTTTATTTCTAGTGGAATGTATGCTTTTGAGCTGATGTTTATAAACATACTTTTACTTGGCACAATTTCAAAGCGACCGTCTTTAGGACTTATGTTGACAATTGATGGCGTGAAAAACTCCATCTTATCGCCATTATACACCAGGCTAAAGCTTCCCTTTTCATCTTTTAGATTTTTAAAATACTCACTTAATGCACGTAGCACAAAGGCTCTTTCTTGGGTTGAGTTTAGTGCGTCTATGTTTGATATGATGTTGTTTGCTAGTTCGTCAGAGTAGCTGTTTTTTGCAAAATTACTAGCGTGTAGATATAGGATAAACGCCATATCTCTCATATCTGAGTTAAAATTTTGACCATTTTTTATGCCTAAATTTTCGCTACTTTTTATGTTACTAATTATGCTATTTGCCTCATCTTCAAAACCTGAAATTTTAAGTGCAGAGGCCATAAGATACCTATCTAAAGTGCTTTTTGTGTATTCTTTTGAGTCATAAAGTCTATTAAGCGTAGATCTATCAACGCTTGAGTATTTTGATAAAACGTAGGTCGCATATAGAGCTTGTGTGCTGTCCTCGAAATTTAGGTTTTTTAGCCCTTTAATTGTGCGTTTTTGGGCGGTTTTATCTATTTTATAACCAGCTTTTTGTAGCTCAAAAAGCACGTCTGCTGCATATATTGAGGCAAATGTGTTTATGTAGCTAGTTTCATCCCAATACCCAAATACTCCGCTATCTTTTTGCATTTTTAGAAGTTCATAAATTCCATACTCAATAAATCTAAGTCTGTCTTTTTCTTCGATCTCATTTTGTGTTTTTGCGTTTAGGAGTGCTAAAAGACGGCTTGAGCGTTGTTCTGAGCAACCATAAGGATAATGGATAAGCTCCGTAGAGGCACTAGCTAAAAGCGATGAAATTTGAGTAGAGGCGTCTATGCGGACTTTTTCATACCCTTTTGGCATGGAGATTTTTTTATTTTTATCTATGCTAAGACTCTTTGCGTAGGTGCTAACCGGATATGGATTTACTACGTCAAGGGCGGTTTTTGAGATGAAAATTTCATCTTTGCTTTTTGCTGTTATCTCAAAATTTGCTTTGCCGATATTTAGCGGTTTAAGTCCTAAATTTATGCTTTTTGACTGCATTGGCTCTAGGCTTAGCTCGGTTTGGTTTAGGGTTACGTTTATGTTTTTACCACTTTGGCTTAGGCTTATATTTTTTGGCTCGTTTGTGGTGTTAATAACCCTTAAAGTCACGTTTATATCGTCGCCATTTAGCATATAACTAATCACGCTTGGTTTTAAGATGATGTCATCTTTTATCGTTACTACCTTGCTAGTGCTTGAGATTTTATCATCATTAGTGGCTATGATATCTACTCTAATGGCGGAGTTAAGCCCCTCTGGAATTTCAAGCTCGTATGTTGCGTTTGCGTTCTCGTCAGCCTTTAATCTTGCCATTTTTATAAAGGTTTTTATATTTTTGCTATCAACTGGACTTGACTCTTCGGCTAATCGTGTTTTCATAGCTGCCATCATCACCATATCTCCGCCAAAATTTAGCAGTTTACCAGATACGATATAGCCTGTTAATTTGCTATAAATATCATAGTCAAACACTCCGTCATTTAGCTGTCTTGTAAAAAAACCAAGTGGATTTGGGCTTTGCTGTTGTGTGATATTTAATACGCCTAAATCCACAGCAAACAGCGATATGTCAGCATTTGGCTCGGCTTTTATATTTATTTTTACCTTTTGATTGCTTTTTGCAAATTTTGGCGTATCTAGTGTGAGCGTCATCGTTTTTTGCTCGACATTTGGCTTTATGTAGCTTTTTGCGTATGCTCTAAAAGGCGTATTTGCTTGATCTGCTAGGCGATAGATGTTTGCGTTTATGTAGCCTCCGTT comes from the Campylobacter mucosalis genome and includes:
- a CDS encoding transcriptional regulator; protein product: MQKRTKRDMAYHLDIDVATLYNWRKNKPNLYRIVMLGFKFDELIEKSKQQYEDLTSIDESIRLEIKDKAKK
- a CDS encoding valine--tRNA ligase; the protein is MADFYNPKEIEEKYYKFCEEQGYFEINGNKNIQKDGKTFCIMMPPPNVTGVLHIGHALTFTLQDIMTRFKRMDGYKTLWQPGLDHAGIATQNVVERQLLAKGITKEELGRDEFIKKVWEWKEQSGGEIVYQMRRLGITPAWSRERFTMDAGLKKAVKKAFVNLYEKGLIVRGNYMVNWCTHDGALSDIEVEHKENKGKLYYLRYYFADDDLQGENLSENAKAMALNENTPKAKYRDENSQVVLDFASADRTQCSSNEQNSNSCEGSHETSRYMIVATTRPETYFGDTAVMVHPDDERYKKFIGKNVVLPIVNKKIKVIADEHVDMSFGTGIVKVTPAHDTNDYEVGKRHDLEFLTIFDEKGILNEHCGKFAGLERLEARDIVVRELENLGNVEKIEDYENQVGYCYRCKNVVEPYISKQWFVKSAIADEAIKKVNNGGSEFYPSHWINSFNAWMRELKDWCISRQLWWGHQIPVFYCECGHEWADEDDEPKACPKCGGANFRQDPDVLDTWFSSGLWPISTLGWGNGAELKNIKWFESDLAEFYPNTMLITGFDILFFWVARMMFQSENALNELPFKDIYLHALVKDKDGKKMSKSSGNIINPLDKIDEYSADILRFTLAILAVQGRDIRLSEEKLVLVRNFTNKLYNASKYLLLNEPKFADLGEIKTELGRYMLSRFNECVAVVRENLDNYRFNDAANALYKFLWDEFCDWGIELSKADKSSVVELGAIFKEAMKALSPFMPFISEFLYHELSGTDIKNGSIMISRYPANLERDLDIEAKFSLIIEAIISIRRAKASVDLGNAKIAKAFLKLNENLSSEYLKYIKTLAKCDEIELTNDEVANSCVDVSENLSSFVPLSGIDTSKIVKRLEGQKNKLLKEIEKLSNMLSNEKFVANAPEAVIKTNREGLENAKNQLKNVNAELVKFGVKI
- a CDS encoding methionine ABC transporter permease, producing the protein MGGGVMFDFSKFPDIFSRILMPAINETLYMSVVSTLLAFVIGLIPAVLLIISDKEGLKPNPKLYLILDIIINTLRSFPFIILIIVLIPVTRAIVGTSIGTTATIVPLTIGAAPFVARLIESAFKEVDKGIIEAAKSFGASNFQIIFRIMFVEALPSIISAFTLTLIVNIGFSAMAGAVGGGGLGAVAINYGYQRFRPDIMFYTVVILIIMVQIFQILGNLAYKYTKK
- a CDS encoding methionine ABC transporter ATP-binding protein — its product is MIQIKNLKKFYGDTLTINDVSFDIKKGEIFALVGHSGAGKSTILRCINGLESYQGGSVKVFGKEIADINGDELRKFRKDIGMIFQHFALMSRKSVFENVATPLRFWGANEKHINERVSELLSLVGLDGKKNAYPNSLSGGQKQRVAIARALSLNPKILLSDEATSALDPNTTKGVLELLSKINKELGITIVLVTHEMDVVKSVAERAILLEHGEIIGQGRIEELFLKPDLKMKEFLGEDEFLPENGVNIRLFFPKEVAQQSIITHMGRTLDIDFNIVWGKIEKLNDIALGNLVINVDEKDKDAVLSYISKSGVLWEVA